DNA from Solanum stenotomum isolate F172 chromosome 3, ASM1918654v1, whole genome shotgun sequence:
TGACTatttattctcatttttttaaaaaaaaaatgattaaattgAAAAGAGTTAAAggataatttaataaaagaactTATTATAATTTCTAAAGAACGTATGAAACGAAAATAtgacaactaatatgaaacgAAAAGAGCAATACATActacattttaatttgttttgagACAAAAAAGAATCTATAGTACTTGAACAAAACAAGATAGTTTCTAAAAATTGACAAACATTACAAGTCCAAACAATGGTAGTACTAgtaatgaatattttaaaaaaacatgtaGTAAGAATAAATGTTGGCATTTTATTTATGAGACATACCACGTTTAAGACCAAACAAATAAACTATTTAACGTCGTTATTAACAGTAAATAAGAATAACTGTTAGCATGCAACCCAATTAAAGCACGCATAATTAAATGCGATTAACTGTTAGCATGGAGTATACGTATTTAAACACACGTAATTAATTCTGAAATTAACTGCTACACCATGGAAATCAAACCTAATCCAATGTGTAGtaataaaatgatataaatagtAATTTAATAATGCAAGTTGAACGATTTTATAAGTAAATATTTCGATATGATTTTAATTGagttttgataaaaataatattttgaaattaaaatagagaAGGATGCATgtaaaaataagttatatttgTACATGaatataaagttaaaattttatgaatgaaaaaaaatgaaaatactactaaaaataagttatatttgTCATAATGTAAGTGTATATTTCTACTTATATTATAACttcaactaatttaaatttacgtGATGTAAGACTCGTTAAAGGAGAATATGCTCTCTTGCAAGATCCTTTTTTCTATAATTGAGTTTGGTTACTTATAAATGGAGcttatttttcctttcaaaaaatatttgtttgaaaAACACTTCtgaaaaaatatactttaacatgttttaattttttttaaccaaatatcaattattgttcaaaaatgtttaaaattaattagtcaAACTCATACTTGTCACCAAACATACcttttttgaaaaacacttttcaaactAAACCAATTTTGAATATGTACCCAACCATTTATAAATCTTCTTTAGACATATTGATCCATTTAATCCACTTcacttaataaaaaatatttaaaaaaatagaaaagaagtagaacaaaaaaattacattcaggaaaaaaaaagctgaaaaatacaataaaaagagAAGGGGACTCTGTAAATGAGACAGTTGTGGGCAAAAATAGGGTGGCGCACAATAGAGAAAAGTACCAAAGAGACCACATAGGAATAGGACCAGACCCTTATAATTCCATCGTTTTATATTACTTGATTCATATTGACGTAACAcaaatttttaagaataatattttttatttaactaacgatattgataatatttttaaaaatttaatttaaatttaaatatttatttttaatataagaaTCAAGTAAAATAAAGCGGAGATCGTACTATTACTGCTCTCCAAATCTCGTTTCTCGGGCCATCCGTAATCACGAAtatcaagaatattttttttccttttttctttttttaccccaaaattattctttcttttttgccaaaaaatatttcctaattttagatctttcttcttcttccattaaTTACACCCTctctgtttttttattttttatttttataattttaatggtcagtcctttctttcttctttgttcagagagggaagagagaggaggaggagaaggaagagtgtgttgtgttgtgttgtcTCTCTCtgatacattttcttttttcccatCCATTCAATTTCATTGAAACTAGCCGGACCCATGTGAGAAAATCTTCTTTGCccttaatttttcatattttcttgaatttttccTATGTGATTTAGTAAATTTTTCATGttaatgattgtaaaaatttgatcttttttcttattcttgttGATGGGTGTTTTGAATAATCCTTTAAATGTTATAAAGAGACGAAATTGTTGTTGGGTTTGAAATTGCTTATTTATTTGGGTTTGATAGTTAGGGTTCATATTTCTATGCAGATGGATAAAGAGAGGAAGaggagggggtgggggtagtACCCTTTATTGAAATTGAAGTACGCTATGTGGGGGAGACCAGGTTCAATGTGAGTGGATTGGGATCCATGCTGGAtctattgttttttttgttgttgttgaaatggTTAAGAGGGGGATAGTATAATTGTTTTTCTTGTCACTAGAATAAtggatttttttgaattttttaatcaGTTTTAGTCTTCTTGGTAGTCGTGTTTTGGTGTTTGTTTACTAAATGCAATTTCcttttcatttgtttatttaGGTTTATATGAAGGATGGATTATTTAACACATTTCCCAGGGCTTAAAAAGATGATTTCTTGATGTGGGGTTTCATGGGGTGAACTCAAGGTATCATGGGTAGCTTCAGTGATGATGAAGGGGAATGTCAATTTTTCGATGCCCCGGATAGTATTTCCCAGGGCTCTGATTTGGGTTCTAACTTTACCCCAATTCCTGATTCTGGCTCTGGGGTTGTCAATGGTGTTAGCTATGATGAGTGGATTAAAACCCCCAGAAGTGTTGTTGAGCGGCGTAAGCAATTCCGTTGTTGGATGGGTTTAAGTTTAGATGGAATGTCTGGAGAAGATCCAGTAGATATAGATGGAAGCTCCAATTTATCTACTGGGGAAATTGAAAGAATTATGGAGAGTAGTGGAGCGGTATTACGAACCTCAATTCATAAGGACGAGTTTTCTTCTTACCGGTCTTCTAGGTCTGGTTTGTGTGGGGGCGAAGGTTTGGATTCACCTAAACAGTTGGGTTCATATCGGAATTTTTCATTTAGAAGTGGCAATGTTGATAGTGGAATTGGGTGCAATGTACATGTTCAGGCAGAGAACGGCCAGCAGAGCAATAACAGGCCTGTAAGATTGGAATCACTGCTAATGTCTCGTGAACCCGAGAACTCTTCATGTATGTCCCCCGTTATTGGTGAACCTGGACAGGGAGAATTGGATAAAAATGGAGACACACCGAAGAAACTAAATGGAGTTAAGAGTCGGTTATTAAGCAGGCTACGGTCATTTACGTGCATAGCAAATGCCGAAGGGAGATGTCTTGAATTGAAGGATAACAGTTCCAACCCTATTCAGAGGTCTAGAGTTCAGAGGGTTAAAGTTCACCATTGTAAGAAGCGGTTGAAGGAACTCTCTGCTCTTTTCATGGGGCAGGATATCCAGGCTCATGAGGGTTCAATTTTAACTATGAAATTCAGTTTTGATGGACAGTACCTCGCTAGTGCTGGTGAAGATAAGATTGTGCGGGTGTGGCAAGTGGTTGAAGATGAGAGATCCAATGAATTTGATATCCCAGAGTTGGATCCTTCATGTATGTATTTCACGGTGAATCATCTTTCTCAATTGGCTCCTCTGGTGACAGATAAAGAGAAAAGTAGTAGTATGTTGAAGGGCCTTAAGAAAACAAGAGACTCTGCTTGTGTCGTTTTCCCTCCAAAGGTCTTTCGAATTCTGGAAAAACCGCTGCATGTGTTCCAAGGGCATACTGGGGAGATATTGGATCTCTCGTGGTCAAAAAATAATGTAAGTTTATTAAATTGTCTTTGATCAACAATTCTCTGAAAAATTCTGAAAGTAATCGTCTTTCTTGCTATGTATTGTTTCTGCAGTGTTTGCTCTCATCATCAACTGACAAAACTGTTCGTCTGTGGCAAGTTGGAAATGATCTGTGCCTCAGAGTTTTTTCACATAGTAATTATGGTATGTACAGACCTT
Protein-coding regions in this window:
- the LOC125859278 gene encoding WD repeat-containing protein YMR102C-like, whose amino-acid sequence is MGSFSDDEGECQFFDAPDSISQGSDLGSNFTPIPDSGSGVVNGVSYDEWIKTPRSVVERRKQFRCWMGLSLDGMSGEDPVDIDGSSNLSTGEIERIMESSGAVLRTSIHKDEFSSYRSSRSGLCGGEGLDSPKQLGSYRNFSFRSGNVDSGIGCNVHVQAENGQQSNNRPVRLESLLMSREPENSSCMSPVIGEPGQGELDKNGDTPKKLNGVKSRLLSRLRSFTCIANAEGRCLELKDNSSNPIQRSRVQRVKVHHCKKRLKELSALFMGQDIQAHEGSILTMKFSFDGQYLASAGEDKIVRVWQVVEDERSNEFDIPELDPSCMYFTVNHLSQLAPLVTDKEKSSSMLKGLKKTRDSACVVFPPKVFRILEKPLHVFQGHTGEILDLSWSKNNCLLSSSTDKTVRLWQVGNDLCLRVFSHSNYVTCIQFNPVNDEYFISGSIDGKIRIWAVNSCQVLDWTDIRDIVTAVSYRPDGKGGIIGSMAGSCRCFSLEGHEIQLDEQMCLANKKKSICKRITGFQFFPQDPSKVMVTCADSHVRILDGINVIGKYKGLRTAGNHLSASFTLDGKHIVSASEDSNVYVWNCDVPKDYVSQPKVVRSSEFFSSDSTIAIPWSGLKTVNPDNGRHCGGGLSQTSNNILPFISSPYLSLGSELFLEAIPKGSATWPEEKLPISSPRSTSSGMCKSEYKFLKSSCQSSSNSNAWGLVIVTAGYDGRIRSFHNYGLPLPL